A single region of the Micropterus dolomieu isolate WLL.071019.BEF.003 ecotype Adirondacks linkage group LG02, ASM2129224v1, whole genome shotgun sequence genome encodes:
- the LOC123964060 gene encoding myosin-11-like, with the protein MADPAPDDGKYLFLDNDFRNSGVAQADWMAKKLVWVPSEREGFEQASIKEEKGDEVLVELSNGQKVKVNKDEIQKMNPPKFSKVEDMAALTFLNEASVLHNLRERYFSSLIYVRNTHTHSFVLLYLRGKLTYCNL; encoded by the exons ATGGCTGACCCGGCCCCCGACGACGGCAAGTACCTCTTCCTGGACAATGACTTTCGCAACAGCGGGGTGGCGCAAGCCGACTGGATGGCCAAGAAGCTGGTGTGGGTGCCGTCGGAGAGGGAGGGCTTCGAGCAGGCCAGCATAAAGGAGGAGAAGGGTGATGAG GTGCTGGTGGAGCTCTCCAACGGCCAGAAGGTGAAGGTGAACAAAGACGAGATCCAGAAGATGAACCCGCCCAAGTTCAGCAAGGTGGAGGACATGGCCGCCCTCACTTTCCTCAACGAAGCCTCAGTCCTCCACAACCTCCGAGAGAGATACTTCTCCAGCCTGATCTATgtgaggaacacacacacacactcgtttGTACTGCTATATTTGAGAGGGAAACTCACATACTGCAATCTGTAG
- the hoatz gene encoding cilia- and flagella-associated protein HOATZ, with protein sequence MCEPPEDQFFTVFDGSSPEDVSHARQLWSSLSLLPPLESRLVSADIRQRLPVSRPQRSGAGAKLSALEPPSVPALRQRQEERQRYAAMADQRREILALLRRQREQRIQKELLSVDFKPKGKLGREKMLKPHKTSDSEMDKELVRQLQ encoded by the coding sequence ATGTGTGAGCCTCCGGAGGACCAGTTCTTCACCGTGTTTGACGGCTCTTCCCCGGAGGATGTGTCCCACGCCAGGCAGCTGTggagctctctgtctctcctgccGCCGCTGGAGTCCCGGCTGGTGTCGGCAGATATCCGCCAGAGACTGCCGGTGTCCCGGCCGCAGCGCAGCGGCGCCGGAGCCAAACTCTCCGCCCTGGAGCCACCGAGCGTCCCCGCGCTCCGGcagagacaggaggagagacagcGGTACGCGGCTATGGCCGACCAGAGGAGGGAGATCCTGGCTCTGCTGAGGAGGCAGCGAGAGCAGAGGATCCAGAAGGAGCTGCTCTCTGTGGACTTTAAACCGAAGGGGAAGCTCggcagagagaaaatgttgaAGCCGCACAAAACTTCAGACTCTGAGATGGACAAGGAGCTGGTCAGACAGCTGCAGTAG